A region of Pseudomonas marginalis DNA encodes the following proteins:
- a CDS encoding helix-turn-helix domain-containing protein, with protein sequence MQNEIAAIVRALRDLRGSAQEELAEISSQANLSRLEQGKTQVSLVKLSKIARTLDFDLVALVALCQALQDGSSPIDVMAKASQDLEGFIALGGLQGLKKHWDAGEGLVKRTRGKPSSPDRIRAVLELKASGMSKAEVSRALDLPEATVRRYWLKELPG encoded by the coding sequence ATGCAGAACGAGATAGCAGCAATAGTCCGAGCTCTGCGCGACCTTAGAGGATCGGCCCAGGAGGAGCTCGCCGAGATCAGTTCCCAAGCCAATCTGTCGCGATTGGAGCAAGGGAAAACGCAGGTCTCTTTGGTCAAGCTGAGCAAGATCGCGCGCACCCTAGATTTCGACCTCGTGGCTCTCGTCGCGCTGTGTCAGGCCCTCCAGGATGGGTCATCACCTATCGATGTCATGGCGAAGGCTTCGCAGGATTTGGAGGGCTTCATAGCCCTGGGAGGCTTGCAGGGCCTGAAGAAGCACTGGGACGCAGGTGAAGGGCTGGTAAAGCGCACGCGAGGCAAACCCAGCAGCCCAGATCGAATCCGAGCTGTGCTAGAGCTCAAGGCCAGCGGCATGTCGAAGGCGGAGGTGAGCCGGGCGCTGGATTTACCTGAAGCGACTGTCAGGCGTTACTGGCTCAAAGAACTGCCTGGTTAG
- a CDS encoding arsenic resistance protein, whose amino-acid sequence MDREQLEKNQIPVYFVAVIVAAIGGLLAPDASQALGALVTPAIAVLMYAMFLQIPFLDLREGLANKRFMTALLTANFVAIPLLVWALTMGLADHPAILVGALLVLLTPCIDYVVVFTHIGKGDSKLTLAATPLLLLLQLVLLPLYLAFMVGNDSAVVISVGPFVEAFVVLIALPLVLAVATAAGAKRSRVVEGWNNAWAWMPVPAMAAVLVVVVGSQISAVVRDMDKLLPVIPVYLGFMLLAPLVGALVARAFKLPAITARSVAFSSSTRNSLVVLPLALALPEEIRGLAAAAVITQTLIELVSELIYIRAIPALVWRKM is encoded by the coding sequence GTGGACAGAGAACAGCTAGAGAAGAACCAGATTCCCGTTTACTTCGTCGCGGTCATTGTCGCGGCTATCGGAGGCCTGCTCGCACCTGATGCCTCTCAAGCGTTAGGTGCGTTGGTGACACCAGCTATCGCTGTGCTGATGTACGCCATGTTTCTACAGATCCCATTCCTGGATCTCCGCGAAGGGCTTGCAAACAAGCGTTTCATGACCGCGCTGCTGACCGCCAATTTCGTCGCCATCCCCCTGTTGGTTTGGGCGTTGACGATGGGCCTAGCCGACCACCCGGCGATTTTGGTGGGCGCACTATTGGTCTTGCTGACGCCTTGTATCGATTATGTGGTGGTGTTTACCCATATCGGTAAGGGCGACTCCAAACTGACTCTGGCGGCAACGCCATTACTACTCTTGCTTCAGCTTGTGCTACTGCCCCTCTATCTAGCCTTCATGGTGGGTAATGACTCGGCGGTGGTTATATCGGTCGGCCCATTTGTTGAGGCCTTCGTAGTGCTGATCGCTTTACCCTTGGTCTTGGCAGTAGCAACAGCTGCCGGGGCAAAGAGGTCACGCGTCGTTGAGGGCTGGAACAATGCATGGGCTTGGATGCCTGTGCCAGCTATGGCGGCTGTGTTGGTCGTAGTGGTCGGCTCTCAGATCTCAGCAGTGGTCAGGGACATGGACAAGCTACTGCCCGTTATTCCCGTCTACCTCGGTTTCATGCTCTTGGCACCACTGGTCGGTGCGCTGGTTGCGCGGGCATTTAAATTGCCGGCCATCACTGCAAGATCAGTGGCGTTCAGTAGCTCGACACGAAATTCATTGGTGGTTCTGCCCCTGGCACTGGCTTTGCCCGAAGAAATCAGAGGGCTCGCTGCGGCAGCAGTTATCACTCAAACGCTGATTGAGTTGGTCAGCGAGCTAATTTACATCCGAGCAATTCCTGCTTTGGTCTGGCGCAAAATGTAG
- a CDS encoding MerR family transcriptional regulator, with translation MSGIGALSKSTGCHIETIRYYEKIGLLPPALRSTGGHRIYTEKHRSRLIFIRQNRELGFPLDDIRELIALAADADRPCADALSVVKKHLAEVESKVAKLQQIRTELLSMAGTCESTCLGSKTPDCTIVESLFEPAAGARSGCCSQAGQGSWGKQAAIERKECGSPDELS, from the coding sequence ATGTCAGGAATCGGAGCGCTGTCGAAATCAACGGGTTGCCACATTGAAACGATTCGCTACTACGAGAAAATAGGCCTTCTCCCTCCGGCCCTACGGTCGACAGGGGGGCATCGAATCTATACCGAAAAGCATCGGTCACGACTCATCTTCATCCGGCAGAATCGTGAACTGGGCTTTCCACTCGACGATATCCGCGAACTCATTGCGCTCGCGGCAGATGCTGATCGTCCGTGTGCTGATGCGTTGTCGGTGGTCAAGAAGCACTTGGCAGAAGTGGAATCGAAGGTAGCTAAGCTCCAGCAGATCCGGACAGAGCTGCTCTCAATGGCAGGCACGTGTGAGTCAACATGCCTAGGCTCGAAGACTCCAGACTGTACGATTGTTGAGTCACTGTTCGAACCCGCTGCTGGGGCTCGCTCTGGTTGCTGCTCTCAGGCGGGTCAAGGATCATGGGGGAAGCAAGCCGCCATAGAACGCAAAGAATGTGGAAGTCCCGACGAGCTGAGTTGA
- a CDS encoding thymidylate synthase: MKMYHDLLADVLENGVEKGDRTGTGTLSVFGRQFRHNLEDGFPLLTTKKLHFKSIINEMIWFLNGDTNTKWLKENGVKIWDEWATEDGDLGPVYGKQWTAWPTKDGKTINQIDYVVNTLKTNPNSRRILFHGWNVEYLPDESVSPQENARNGKMALPPCHLLYQFYVANNKLSTHLYIRSSDLLLGNPYNLAGASFLTHMLAQQCDMGVGEIVVTMGDAHIYLNHIEQVKLQLTREPRPLPKLQLKRKPDSIYDYKFEDFEIVGYDPHPHIPAPVSI; this comes from the coding sequence ATGAAGATGTACCACGATTTGCTGGCCGACGTGCTGGAGAACGGCGTCGAGAAAGGCGATCGCACAGGGACAGGCACGCTGAGCGTGTTTGGTCGTCAATTCCGCCACAACCTGGAAGATGGCTTCCCACTGCTGACCACGAAGAAACTGCATTTCAAGAGCATCATCAATGAGATGATCTGGTTCTTGAATGGTGATACCAACACCAAATGGCTCAAGGAGAATGGTGTCAAAATCTGGGATGAATGGGCAACCGAGGATGGCGATCTTGGGCCGGTCTATGGCAAGCAGTGGACTGCGTGGCCGACTAAGGATGGCAAAACCATCAACCAGATCGATTACGTTGTTAACACGCTTAAAACGAACCCGAACAGCCGTCGCATTCTGTTCCATGGATGGAATGTCGAGTACCTGCCAGATGAGTCTGTCAGCCCTCAAGAAAATGCGCGTAACGGAAAGATGGCATTACCGCCGTGCCATCTGCTTTACCAGTTTTATGTGGCTAACAATAAGTTGTCGACACACCTCTATATTCGGTCGAGTGATCTGCTGCTTGGGAATCCGTACAACTTAGCCGGAGCGAGTTTTCTAACTCATATGCTTGCTCAACAGTGTGATATGGGTGTCGGCGAAATTGTCGTTACTATGGGTGATGCGCATATTTACTTGAATCATATTGAGCAAGTAAAGTTGCAGCTAACTCGCGAGCCGCGCCCTCTGCCTAAGTTGCAGCTCAAGCGTAAGCCAGACAGCATCTACGACTACAAGTTTGAGGACTTTGAGATTGTAGGCTATGATCCACATCCTCATATTCCTGCTCCTGTATCGATCTAA